A window of Methanolobus sediminis contains these coding sequences:
- the dinB gene encoding DNA polymerase IV: MERVIIHVDMDYFYAAIEEREDPTLKGKAVVVCMYSNRGESGGAVSTSNYIARDAGIRSAMPCKLAKSKKPDAVFLPVRKAFYEEVSASVMEILRSNADSEEAFEKISIDEAFLEITESCNCDYDLAKEIGLRIKEEVKSQERITCSVGIGPNKLIAKMASSFRKPDGITVIRPEETEDFLKPMPVKKLWGIGKVTEDKLAEMGITTVEELAAFDVMELISVFGKNKGMWLKGAASGQDDSPVKERTASDQIGRMASLKNDSRNENMIFSLLDELMDDVIGKVKKRKVSFRSVTVTVIFSNFKTSTKSKTFNHAVSDREILTENAVELMKQFLEESTINFRRIGVRVGNLQESTGQKSLFDF, from the coding sequence ATGGAACGTGTGATAATTCATGTGGATATGGACTATTTCTATGCTGCAATTGAAGAGAGGGAAGACCCGACACTTAAAGGAAAAGCTGTTGTTGTCTGCATGTATTCCAACCGTGGTGAATCAGGCGGAGCTGTCAGTACTTCTAATTATATTGCAAGGGATGCCGGAATACGCTCTGCAATGCCATGCAAGCTTGCAAAATCCAAAAAGCCTGATGCTGTTTTTCTGCCGGTACGCAAAGCGTTCTATGAAGAGGTTTCAGCAAGTGTAATGGAAATCCTCAGGTCCAATGCAGACAGTGAGGAAGCCTTTGAAAAGATCAGTATTGATGAGGCTTTTCTGGAGATAACCGAATCCTGCAATTGTGATTATGATCTTGCAAAGGAAATCGGTCTCAGGATCAAAGAAGAAGTGAAATCACAGGAAAGAATTACCTGCTCGGTTGGCATCGGCCCCAACAAACTCATTGCCAAGATGGCATCATCTTTTCGCAAACCTGATGGAATAACTGTAATAAGACCAGAAGAAACTGAAGATTTTCTTAAACCGATGCCGGTGAAGAAATTATGGGGAATTGGCAAGGTAACTGAGGATAAGCTGGCCGAAATGGGAATCACAACTGTTGAAGAACTGGCTGCTTTTGATGTTATGGAACTCATTTCCGTTTTTGGAAAGAACAAAGGCATGTGGTTGAAAGGGGCTGCATCGGGTCAGGATGATAGTCCTGTGAAAGAAAGAACTGCAAGTGACCAGATAGGCAGGATGGCTTCACTTAAAAATGACAGCAGGAATGAGAATATGATATTCTCTTTGCTGGATGAGCTTATGGATGATGTTATCGGCAAGGTCAAAAAAAGGAAAGTTTCATTTCGTTCTGTAACAGTAACCGTTATATTCTCAAATTTCAAAACTTCAACAAAAAGCAAGACCTTCAACCATGCTGTAAGTGACAGGGAGATCCTTACCGAGAATGCTGTGGAACTGATGAAACAGTTCCTTGAAGAAAGCACTATTAACTTCAGGCGTATTGGAGTAAGAGTTGGCAACCTGCAGGAAAGTACAGGACAAAAGAGCCTTTTTGATTTTTGA
- a CDS encoding TOBE domain-containing protein, with protein sequence MEISARNNLKGKVKEIVLGAVNAEIVIELPGGSEITSIITKSSADRLGIEVGKEVYAIVKASNVIVATD encoded by the coding sequence ATGGAAATTAGTGCAAGAAATAATCTTAAAGGAAAGGTAAAAGAAATCGTTCTGGGTGCGGTTAATGCAGAAATAGTAATTGAACTTCCAGGTGGCTCAGAGATAACATCCATTATCACAAAGAGTTCAGCAGACAGACTGGGTATTGAAGTCGGAAAGGAAGTATACGCAATCGTAAAAGCATCAAATGTCATCGTAGCCACAGATTAA
- a CDS encoding GNAT family N-acetyltransferase yields the protein MINIRPFREEDNDALLNIEKLCPQGNEEYAMVIDKGPDITARYELYDNWEIRVAEKDATAVGWIGWTIKQGTDEPYLYIAEVMVHPDHRRQGIAVELVREAERAAAEVKASHIYSYVYEPNEAFMNLFDKMGYMREKNIQVISMSAYKKEDVKAGYELERINPEDIHEAVKLLNDYYHGNTHFTPFSTESFRDYAEKILGYGLENFIVAKWKGHIVACAGLWDTSVLMEVTYTKEPMMWKFMTNTYGILRHFVSMPRIPGEGEVCKLHSIVDHAFEQEHSHAMEDILKYCNNLMYDTNCEFFGAYTDPDDPIIGIMKKFKPMYEKLYLYAKPISGKVPDFNRMHVDCRDTIL from the coding sequence ATGATCAATATAAGACCTTTTAGGGAAGAGGACAACGATGCTCTGTTGAATATTGAAAAGTTGTGCCCTCAGGGAAATGAAGAATATGCAATGGTCATTGACAAAGGACCGGATATAACGGCAAGATATGAGCTTTATGACAACTGGGAGATCCGTGTCGCAGAAAAAGATGCCACCGCTGTGGGATGGATAGGGTGGACAATTAAACAGGGAACGGATGAACCATACCTTTACATTGCAGAAGTTATGGTTCATCCTGACCATAGAAGACAGGGGATTGCAGTTGAGCTTGTCAGGGAAGCAGAAAGAGCTGCAGCAGAAGTAAAGGCTTCTCACATCTATTCTTATGTTTATGAACCAAATGAAGCATTCATGAACCTTTTTGATAAGATGGGGTACATGAGGGAGAAGAACATACAGGTCATTTCGATGTCGGCTTATAAAAAGGAAGATGTTAAAGCCGGATATGAGCTTGAGAGAATCAACCCAGAAGATATTCATGAAGCTGTTAAACTCCTCAATGATTATTATCATGGAAATACTCATTTTACACCATTCTCAACAGAGAGTTTCAGGGACTACGCTGAGAAAATACTTGGATACGGACTTGAGAATTTCATTGTGGCAAAATGGAAAGGACATATAGTTGCATGCGCAGGCCTCTGGGACACATCTGTTCTTATGGAAGTTACCTACACAAAGGAACCAATGATGTGGAAGTTCATGACAAATACTTATGGAATACTAAGACACTTTGTCAGCATGCCAAGAATACCAGGTGAAGGTGAAGTCTGCAAGCTACATTCCATTGTTGACCATGCGTTTGAGCAGGAACACAGTCATGCAATGGAAGATATACTGAAGTATTGCAACAATCTCATGTATGATACAAATTGTGAGTTCTTCGGAGCCTATACCGACCCTGATGATCCGATCATTGGAATAATGAAGAAGTTCAAGCCAATGTACGAGAAACTCTATCTCTACGCAAAACCAATCTCAGGAAAAGTGCCTGATTTCAACCGTATGCACGTAGATTGCAGGGATACGATACTCTGA